Proteins encoded together in one Pseudorca crassidens isolate mPseCra1 chromosome 17, mPseCra1.hap1, whole genome shotgun sequence window:
- the LOC137210078 gene encoding LOW QUALITY PROTEIN: dipeptidase 2-like (The sequence of the model RefSeq protein was modified relative to this genomic sequence to represent the inferred CDS: inserted 2 bases in 1 codon), producing MGGEWALSRGQVSPRELPLSRRREGSASLWLPGFADRGSPHTDPPLPACLALRSLRPGDLEGPRALSQRPLLCLLLLLGLLLRLVTRAXTTPGTSSTPSPRERTRALMRDFPLVEGHNEMPLVLRQFYHSGLQDVNLRNFSHGQTSLDRLNYGLRGAQFWSAYVPCQTHERDAVRLTLEQIHLIRLMCASYSELELVTSVKALNNSRKWACLIGVEDGHSLDSSLSILRTFYALGVHYVTLTHTCNVPWTQSSAKGIHPFSSNVSRLTCFGEKVVAEMNRLGMMVDLSHVSDAVARRALEVSQAPVIFSNSAAQGMCKNTRNVPDDIRQLLKKNGGIVMLSLSVRVLQCNPLANVSTVASTSPKNPIMDSTQHLGAM from the exons ATGGGAGGCGAGTGGGCTCTCAGCAGAGGCCAGGTTAGCCCGCGGGAGCTGCCTCTGAGCAGGCGGCGGGAGGGCAGTGCCTCCCTGTGGCTGCCGGGCTTCGCGGATCGCGGCTCTCCGCACACGG ACCCGCCTCTGCCCGCCTGCCTGGCCCTGCGCAGCTTGCGGCCCGGGGACCTCGAAGGTCCCCGCGCACTCAGTCAGCGGCCTCTGCTGTGTCTGCTGCTCCTGCTGGGTCTGCTGCTGCGGCTGGTAACCCGTGC GACCACACCGGGCACCTCCAGCACCCCAAGTCCGCGGGAGCGCACGAGGGCCCTGATGCGGGACTTCCCGCTTGTGGAGGG CCACAACGAGATGCCCCTGGTCCTGAGGCAGTTTTACCACAGTGGGCTACAGGATGTTAATCTGCGCAATTTCAGCCATGGTCAGACCAGCTTGGACAGGCTGAACTATGGTCTCAGAGGTGCCCAG TTCTGGTCAGCCTACGTCCCATGCCAGACCCACGAACGGGATGCTGTGCGCCTCACCCTGGAGCAAATTCACCTCATCCGCCTCATGTGTGCTTCCTATTCTGAGCTGGAGCTTGTGACCTCAGTTAAAG CTCTCAACAATAGCCGGAAGTGGGCTTGCCTCATTGGTGTGGAGGACGGCCACTCACTGGACAGTAGCCTCTCCATCTTGCGTACCTTCTATGCGCTGGGTGTGCACTACGTGACACTCACCCACACCTGCAACGTGCCCTG GACGCAGAGCTCAGCAAAGGGTATCCACCCCTTCTCCAGCAATGTCAGTCGGCTGACATGCTTTGGCGAG AAGGTGGTGGCAGAAATGAACCGCCTGGGCATGATGGTGGACTTGTCCCATGTCTCGGATGCTGTGGCACGGCGAGCCCTAGAAGTGTCACAGGCACCTGTCATCTTCTCCAACTCAGCTGCCCAGGGTATGTGCAAGAACACTCGGAATGTTCCTGATGATATCCGGCAGCTTCTG AAGAAGAACGGTGGCATCGTGATGCTGTCTTTGTCCGTGCGGGTGCTGCAGTGCAACCCGTTAGCCAACGTGTCTACTGTGGCAA GTACATCTCCCAAAAACCCAATAATGGACAGTACACAGCACCTTGGTGCCATGTAG